The genomic interval GTATTGAATTGTGGAATGCCTACACCACCAACCACGAGGAATGACTTTCCCTGATCATCAGATTGCTGCCAGAGTTCTAGCTTATGATCATCCAAACCAATAAACTCACTGGGTCGCTTCAAATTAAAAGCGGCATCGTCATCCCAGGCAGAAACATAAGAGGTGTATCCCAGGGCTAATTGCACGGGGTAGAGGTCCCCCTGAGATGGGAGCACTTCCAATCGGACTGAGATATCGGCTTGATTGGCCATAGAAGCTGTACCCCAGGTGTTGGCTTCAGCTGTGATAAGCCAGAGTGAAGCTCCCAGACTTAGCTGGCGAATATGATTTTTGTCAAAATCCCATCGACCACTTGCCTGAAACCAGGTGTTGGGTGTCTTGGCGGAGGGAACATCTACCAGGATATGATGTGGTTTTAATTTGAGAAAGGCGGCATGACGGTTTTTAATCAGATCTACTCTGTCATGCTCCTGTCGTAGTCTGGTTTCATCCATTTTCAAGATGTGATCAAGTGAATCAATGACGGCCTGTTTTCTGGCAAGTACCAGACTGTCCATTGTGATTTTATGTCGTAGTGAATCTGCGCGCAGGGCTTCCGTCGCCTGATGTTCCAGTTCCTGTTGCCGAATATTCGCTTTCAGGGATATTTGAATCTCCTGTGTCACGAGGTGATGATAGGAGGACTTTCCGTAACGAATAAGGCTATAAAAGGTTGAATCGGTGGATACGTAGCGGTCAGAAATTTTAATGCTGCGAAGGTTCATATTGGTGGAGACCAGCGACTCATAGCTGTAGTTCTCTTCCAGTCGATCTTTGTTTTCCTCAATTTGTTGTGTCGCAATACTCTGTACACTGACCTCAACATGTTGGGCAAAACTCAGGCGGGCATCATTATCTGCAGCTTCCTGGGATTCACTTGATTTACCAATGCCATAATAGAGGGTATCAGATGTGAGTTCACCAGTCTTGACCCACTGGGGGACACCGCCGGGTGGAGAAAGAATGTCATCGATGACCGTTGTACCAATTATTTCCTCGATATCGAAAGGTCGACCATGCACAGCCCGGTCAAATTTTGTTGTGTCAGGATTAGGATTACCCCACGCTGTGATGCATGCACTTATGAGGAGTAATATTGTAAAGCTTTTTGAGATAAACGCCTCCGCTGTATGGCATGTATTCTAGTATTTTCCAGTGTTTAAGACAAGGTTTGAATCTGATCTAAGGAGGAGGAGACGTCCAATTTTGCGCTCGGTCACTCTCACTCTTAAAATGGATTTAGACTAGTCACCTCGAGCGGAGTCGAGTGGTGGGATGTTAAGCAGGGTCAGGAAAGGACAGAAGGGCTGAACCACGTCGACCTTTTAGGGTTATTAGGTAGGATCTCTCAACTCCGCTCGAGATGACAGACTTAGAGAGACTCCGATCTGGACGATCTGTGTTTGAATTATGATCTATTCTTCATTGTGTCAGGGGGGTACTTATGTTATGATTGCATCGCTGTGCCGAATAAGCGGTTCAAGTCCAAACAGAAAGGATGCCCGTTGTGTCAAAAGGGGTAACAAAACAGAGCGAAGATTTCTCAAAATGGTATACCGATGTAGTCAGACAAGCCAAGCTGGCAGATTATGGTCCTGTTAAAGGAACCATGGTCATCCGACCGTATGGATACGCGATCTGGGAAAACTTTCAAGGCATCCTGAATCAAATGTTTAAGGACACGGGTCATGTGAATGCCTATTTCCCCATGTTTATTCCTGAGCATTTTCTCAAGAAGGAAGCCGAGCATGTGGAAGGTTTTGCTCCTGAAGTGGCAGTGGTTACCCATGCCGGGGGAAAAGAATTGGAAGAACCATTGGTGGTTCGTCCGACTTCCGAGACCATTATCTGGCATATGTATAAGAAATGGATATCATCCTATCGTGATCTGCCTTTGTTGATCAATCAATGGGCCAATGTGGTACGCTGGGAAATGCGGACACGTTTGTTTCTAAGGACGACAGAATTCTTGTGGCAGGAAGGACATACTGCACATGCTACGGCAGAAGAAGCACAAGATGAAACCCTGAAGATGCTGGAGGTCTATAGAAGTTTTGCTGAAGACTACATGGCCATGCCTGTGATTACTGGTAAAAAATCTGAATCTGAAAAATTTGCTGGAGCGGTGAGTACCTACTCAATTGAAGCCATGATGCGGGATACCAAGGCCTTGCAATCAGGTACCAGCCACAATCTGGGTCAGAATTTTGCCAAGGCTTTTGAAGTCACCTTCCAAAATAAAGACAATAAGGAAGAGCTTGTTTATGCCACAAGCTGGGGCGTGAGCACACGATTGGTGGGTGGATTGATAATGGCTCATGGCGATGATAAAGGGTTAATACTACCACCCAAAGTGGCACCTTACCAAGTTGTGATTATTCCCATCTTTCGGAAAGATACAAAAGACCTTGTCATGGATAAGGTCCATGAGATCGTGGCTGATTTGAAGGTGGCTGAAGTTCGTGTCCATGTGGATGATGACGAGAAAAGTTCCCCCGGTTTCAAGTTCAACGAGTGGGAAATGTGTGGTGTGCCCATGCGGGTGGAGATTGGTCCCAAGGATATTGAAAAGGGACATGCTGTCGTGGTGATCAGACATTCTGGCGAGAAGCATTTTATTCAGCTCTCTGAGCTTGTGCAATTTCTTGCTGATCAGCAGGATATTGTTCAAGCTGAACTGTTCCAGCGCGCTCTGGATTTTCGTGAAGCCAATACTCACACTGTTGATAATTGGGAAGATTTCAAAGAAACACTGGAAACCAAGGGTGGTTTTATCAAAGCCTACTGGAATGGATCTGCTGAAGTTGAGGAGAAAATCAAGAACGAGACCAAAGCTACTATCCGCTGTATTCCCTTTGATCAACCTGATGCTTCAGGAAAGTGTGTTTACACCGGTGAGGAGAGCTCGCAGCAGGTCATTTTTGCCAAAGCTTATTGATATCCAGAAACCAGTTTTCAGCGTAGCCAAACTGGTTTCAATTGGCAATATCAAAGCACTTAAACCTGTTTGACTCGTTCCACTCGCTGAAAACTGGTTTAGAAAGAAATACTATCGATGCATCTTTCCTTCAATCCCAAATAGATCAAAAGGTGGTCTACTATAGAAATCATTGAATAGTACGATTGTCAATATGATGAAAACGATGAACCCCAATAGTATCAACCATTGGTTCCTGGAAATCTTCTGGATTTCTTGTCTGTCTTTCAGTTCGCATACTTCGCCAGGACAGTATTGCGCCTTCTCCTTATAAATCCAGGGGTAGACCTTACAGCCCAGGCAAATACCGAATGCTGATTCAAAAAACAGGAAGATGAGACAAATAAAACAGATGAGACCTGTAATCGGACTGTATGAGTTCACCAGGACAATCAAAACAAACATGACCAGCGCCATAAAGATCCCGATGTACCAGGCAAATTTCTTCTGCTGGGCACCCACATATTCGGGAGTCTGATTTCTGACGATCCACCGACCCAAAATGAGGGTGGGGGAGTACTTGGGATTGATAAAAACACGAATCAACATGTCTGCCAGGAAAAAAGTAACTGCATATTTCAGGGGGGTAAAGTTCCCGGCACCAGCAGCAGCTTGAATTGAAAACAGCATGACCAGGAAAAGTATCCCGGCAGTTGCCCTGATCTCTCGTTCGTTTAAAACGGGAATGTTGTACCCTTCAACGTCCTCACCAAATTTTACAATTTTACTCATATACTTCCTTATGATTTTCGATTTGTATGTTCGTCTACGATGGTTTTTCTGCTATTCGTGGCGCAGGGATTCGATGGGATCCAGTCTGGCGGCTTTGTAGGCAGGATAGATTCCAAATACGATCCCAATAAATGAACAGACACCCAATCCAATAAACACCCAATCTATGGGAATGACAGGTGCCACATTTTTCATTACCAGGGTTACCATGTTTCCTACTCCGACTCCCAATAGGACACCGATGACACCACCGATAAGTGAAAGGAAGACAGCCTCAAGCAAGAACTGAAAGAGAATGTTATTTCTAGTGGCTCCTATGGCTTTGCGAACACCGATTTCCTTGATTCGTTCACTTACTGAAACCAGCATGATATTCATGATACCAATTCCAGCCACTACCAGTGCGATGACACTTACTGCTCCGGCAAACATCTTAATTCCTGCTGTAAAGGAGCCAAATGTATCAATGAGGGCATCATTTGAAGTTACCTCAAAATCATTCTCGTCCTCAGGACCTAGACCACGGACAATCCGCATTTGATCAATGACTTCTTCTTTTGTCAAATTAAAACTTTCTCCATCGGGTGCCTTGATGGATATCCCCAGGGATGTCCAGCGACTGCCATAATACTGGAGGTAGGTTGTAATGGGGACAATCACAAAGTTATCCTGGCTTTGGCCAAACATCTCACCCTTGCGCTGTAAAGTGCCAATGACATCAAATCCAATCCCGTTAATATTAATCATCTGGTTTATGGGGTCTTGAAAGGGAAAGAGTTTTTGAATGACATCAGTGCCCAGAATGACGACCCGACGACTGTACTCAACATCCTCCGGAATAAAGTTACGGCCATAATCAAGCTTGTGATTCAGAGCCTCTAAACCGAATTCGTCAACTCCCTGAACACCAACATTGGGGTTGGTTGCTTCTTTTTTAAAGCGAATGGTCTTGCCACCCGTTCCATCCTGGGCACTGACAAATTCAGCACCAAGCATACGCTCTCTTAATTCCAGAGCCATATCATAGGTGATATTGGGTCTGCGCCAATATTTTCGTCTGCTGTTATGATCTCCCATCTGAATCACAGGAGATTTTTGGACAAAGATCACATCTGAACCAAATACGTTCAGGCCAGTGTTAATGGATGATTCCAGGGTACGGATGGCCGTCATCACTGCGATAATGGCAAAGACGCCAATAACGATTCCCAGGAGAGTGAGTATGGAACGAAGCAGGTTATCACGAATAGCTTCCAGAGCCATGAAAAAGGCATCATTTAGTGTTTTAAGAGTGGTTCGTACGTACATGTTAAATTCTCAACTTATTCATGGGGAGTAGGAATGAAAAATTGATTAAAGTACCTGCCTACGCCTATCAGCTTCGGCAAGGCAGGCAAGGAACACCGATTAACGATTTTTGAATTAGTGTTTAGCATTGCTACTCTTATTCATATCTCAATGCTTCAATAGGATCCAGTTTTGCCCCTTTTCGGGCCGGCGCCAGACCAGCAAATAAGCCTACAGCCGCACTAAGGGCAATGGCCATAAATGCTACGCCAAATGACATGGTGGCAGGGAATAAAAATTTACTAATAGCCATGCTGATCAGTGTGGAGATGATGAGTCCCACCAACCCACCAGAAGCTGTGATGACCATGGCCTCAATAAGAAATTGTCCTTGAATTTGGCTGCGTGTTGCGCCAAGTGCTTTCCGCACCCCAATTTCTCGGGTGCGTTCTTTAACCGATACGAACATGATGTTGGCAATTCCAATTCCACCCACCAGGAGAGAGAGGGCTGTAATGATCATACCAGTGCCTCCGATGGCCAGTTTGATACCCTGGTACGATTGGCGGAAGGCATTTTGCTGATTGATGGCAAAATTATCTTTTTCCTCTGGTTTAAGACCACGCAATACCCGGACAACACCTCGCAGTTCTTCTTTGGCTTCTTCTACGAGGTGTTCCGGGACCTTAACTGTGATACTCCTGCGCCCCCAGGGACCATGAAAAATTTTATTAAATGTGGCGAGGGGAATGATAACCTGGGTATCATTTGAAAATGCTCCCATAAATTTTCCCATTTCAGCAAGTACGCCAATGACTCTGAAACGCTTTGAGCCGGCAAAGATCATTTTGTCCACAGGATTTCCTTGCGGGAATAAAGTTTTCGCTACCTCAGACCCCAGGAGCACAACTTGGGCACCGGTTCGATCTTCAGATTCAGTAAAAAAGCGGCCGAATTCTACATCAACCGTTGATACCTCGGGGTAATTTGAAGTTACGCCATGGATATAGATGTTTTCTGCTGATAGTTCTTTATAGCTCAGGTTGGCAGAACGACCACGCTCAGCAGCCACAACCAGGGCATATTGGGAGCGTTCCTTGATCTCATCAGCCATATCAAGTTCGATACGAGGACGATTCCGAAGTGTCCACCAATCCTCATCTCCAAACCACGGCCATTTCTCAACATAAAGATTCCCTCGTCCCAGGAATTTCATGCTTTCTTCAAAAAGCCCATCAACCCCATTGATCAATGTGGACATAAGGGATACGGCGATGATACCAATGACGATACCGGTTCCAGTGAGAATGGAACGTGTCTTGTGACCCCACAATTCAGCGAGGGCAATGCGTAAGTTTTCCCAGAAGAAACTCTTCATCTTACTTTCTCATTTCTCGGAGGTTCACATCCTCGTCATACAGAGTGGAGTCGAGGGATAGGTTATTATGATGACTTTCATTTTGGCATTCAGCTAATAAATGCAGTATTTCCCACCTCTCTTCAATCAACGCTCTCTTTTTTCTGTGGCTCCAATTCTTTATCTGTTTTTCGAGAACAATGGCGTCCTGGATATGCATTAAGTTCGTATTCCACAGCAATTTTATGGGTCGTCTGGAATGTGTATATCCAGGGAAATTTCCTTCATGATGTTGAGCCAGGCGATTTTCTAGATTGCTGGTTACACCTGTGTATAATGATCCGTCAGCACATTCCAAGATATAAAATTGACCGGTTTTCATGGAGTAATTATCCCTCGACTCCGCTCGGGATGACAAACAATAAATCTTTGCAATTCAAGTACCACATGGAATTATCGTTTTGCCCGGTTAGTAGCTTCATCTACGGCAATTTTTCCATCAAGGAGTCTGATCACTCGGGAGGCATGAGCAGCAATATGCTCCTCATGGGTAACCAGAATAATGGTGTTACCCTGCTTGTGAAGTTCATCAAAAAGGACCATGATTTCTTCACCTGTTTTTGAATCAAGATTACCAGTAGGTTCATCGGCCAGAATAATTGCTGGATTATTGACCAGGGCTCTTGCCACTGCCACACGTTGTCTTTGACCACCGGATAATTCATTGGGTTTATGATCGACACGATCACCAAGATTCACCCGTGTCAGGGCACCAATCGCCATTTCTTTGCGATCAGCAGCCTTGATCTCTCCATTATATATCAGGGGTAGTTCGACATTACGCAGGCTGGTGGATTTTGGGAGCAGATTAAAGGTTTGAAATACAAACCCAATTTTCTTGTTTCGAATATGTGCCAATGCATCATCATCCATGGTGGCCACATCAATACCATCCATAAAGAACTCCCCTGAAGTAGGGGTGTCCAGACAACCCAGAAGATTCATCAGGGTCGATTTCCCCGAACCTGAGGGACCCATGATGGAGACGTATTCGTTTTGTTCGATGGAAAGGGATACGCCGTCGAGGGCACGCACTTCAGAATTTCCCATCTGGTATATTTTATAGAGATCTTTGACTTGGATTAGTAACATAATTAATTCCGTGTTATTACAAATATTTGCTTCAAAAGTCAGTATTCTTCAGTTCGTCATCCCGAGCGGAGTCGAGGGAATAGTTCTTACTATGACTCGGGTTTTTACACTCAGACAATAATTTAAGCGTATCCCAACTTTCATTTATAAGTGCTTTTTTCTTTTCCCTGCCCCAGTTTTTAATCTGCCGCTCTAGAAGTATGGCATCTTGGATATCCATTAAATCAGTATTCCAGAGTAATTTAACAGGTCTCCTTGAATGGGTATAACCGAAGAAATTGCCCTCATTATGTTGAGCTAATCGATTCTCAAGATTGCTGGTTATGCCAGTATACAGTGTCATGTCAGAACATTCCAATATGTAGACTTGTCCCAATTTCATTTTTCAATATCCCTCGACTCCGTTCGGGATGACGTGAAAACGGTATGTGTAGCGATAATATTATGATGCGATGCTCTTGACGTGTATTCTAGTCATCGCTATCAATCTTTATTATCGTCAGCATTGAATTTTTTACGCTTGGTAATCTTTACCCGGTCTCCATCATTCAGACCACGGCTGATTTCTTTATATGGACCTGTGACAATTTCATCATCCAGTTCCAATCCAGATAGGATTTCAAAATCACGCTCGCCAATAATCCCAGTGACTACCTCTCGTTGAATCACTTCTTTGCCCTTACCCTTTTCACTGTCTACCAGGACAAAGACCACTTCCACGGGTTCAAGGTCTTGATCTTCCATATTCTTACTACTGTCAGCTCTTGAAAGTTCTTTACTTTGCTTTTCCTTGAGTTGACGTGGTTTTCTCATGGTGATGCTTTGAATGGGAACGAACAGGACATCATTCCGAACATCTGAACGGATATCAACAGCCGCTGACATACCAGGGCGAATTTGTGGGGGTGGATCTAAAAGGCGAATTTGTACTTTGAAATTGGTCACCTGATCGAGACTACCACCACCAGTATTCTGGGCACTATGGGCAATCTCTGTAACAATACCCTGAAACATGGTATCCTGAAGCGCATCAATTTCAATTTCAGTGGTATCGCCTAGAG from Candidatus Neomarinimicrobiota bacterium carries:
- a CDS encoding LPP20 family lipoprotein — its product is MHGRPFDIEEIIGTTVIDDILSPPGGVPQWVKTGELTSDTLYYGIGKSSESQEAADNDARLSFAQHVEVSVQSIATQQIEENKDRLEENYSYESLVSTNMNLRSIKISDRYVSTDSTFYSLIRYGKSSYHHLVTQEIQISLKANIRQQELEHQATEALRADSLRHKITMDSLVLARKQAVIDSLDHILKMDETRLRQEHDRVDLIKNRHAAFLKLKPHHILVDVPSAKTPNTWFQASGRWDFDKNHIRQLSLGASLWLITAEANTWGTASMANQADISVRLEVLPSQGDLYPVQLALGYTSYVSAWDDDAAFNLKRPSEFIGLDDHKLELWQQSDDQGKSFLVVGGVGIPQFNTHISAYWDKRKFSLASIWYPFPRNMGDAISIINQFDLIQDDNYKNRFGDAFQWQFGLRLIAVSDRFATMISYEDHEVWMLNFEFQY
- a CDS encoding proline--tRNA ligase produces the protein MSKGVTKQSEDFSKWYTDVVRQAKLADYGPVKGTMVIRPYGYAIWENFQGILNQMFKDTGHVNAYFPMFIPEHFLKKEAEHVEGFAPEVAVVTHAGGKELEEPLVVRPTSETIIWHMYKKWISSYRDLPLLINQWANVVRWEMRTRLFLRTTEFLWQEGHTAHATAEEAQDETLKMLEVYRSFAEDYMAMPVITGKKSESEKFAGAVSTYSIEAMMRDTKALQSGTSHNLGQNFAKAFEVTFQNKDNKEELVYATSWGVSTRLVGGLIMAHGDDKGLILPPKVAPYQVVIIPIFRKDTKDLVMDKVHEIVADLKVAEVRVHVDDDEKSSPGFKFNEWEMCGVPMRVEIGPKDIEKGHAVVVIRHSGEKHFIQLSELVQFLADQQDIVQAELFQRALDFREANTHTVDNWEDFKETLETKGGFIKAYWNGSAEVEEKIKNETKATIRCIPFDQPDASGKCVYTGEESSQQVIFAKAY
- a CDS encoding DUF4395 domain-containing protein, encoding MSKIVKFGEDVEGYNIPVLNEREIRATAGILFLVMLFSIQAAAGAGNFTPLKYAVTFFLADMLIRVFINPKYSPTLILGRWIVRNQTPEYVGAQQKKFAWYIGIFMALVMFVLIVLVNSYSPITGLICFICLIFLFFESAFGICLGCKVYPWIYKEKAQYCPGEVCELKDRQEIQKISRNQWLILLGFIVFIILTIVLFNDFYSRPPFDLFGIEGKMHR
- a CDS encoding ABC transporter permease; protein product: MYVRTTLKTLNDAFFMALEAIRDNLLRSILTLLGIVIGVFAIIAVMTAIRTLESSINTGLNVFGSDVIFVQKSPVIQMGDHNSRRKYWRRPNITYDMALELRERMLGAEFVSAQDGTGGKTIRFKKEATNPNVGVQGVDEFGLEALNHKLDYGRNFIPEDVEYSRRVVILGTDVIQKLFPFQDPINQMININGIGFDVIGTLQRKGEMFGQSQDNFVIVPITTYLQYYGSRWTSLGISIKAPDGESFNLTKEEVIDQMRIVRGLGPEDENDFEVTSNDALIDTFGSFTAGIKMFAGAVSVIALVVAGIGIMNIMLVSVSERIKEIGVRKAIGATRNNILFQFLLEAVFLSLIGGVIGVLLGVGVGNMVTLVMKNVAPVIPIDWVFIGLGVCSFIGIVFGIYPAYKAARLDPIESLRHE
- a CDS encoding ABC transporter permease, coding for MKSFFWENLRIALAELWGHKTRSILTGTGIVIGIIAVSLMSTLINGVDGLFEESMKFLGRGNLYVEKWPWFGDEDWWTLRNRPRIELDMADEIKERSQYALVVAAERGRSANLSYKELSAENIYIHGVTSNYPEVSTVDVEFGRFFTESEDRTGAQVVLLGSEVAKTLFPQGNPVDKMIFAGSKRFRVIGVLAEMGKFMGAFSNDTQVIIPLATFNKIFHGPWGRRSITVKVPEHLVEEAKEELRGVVRVLRGLKPEEKDNFAINQQNAFRQSYQGIKLAIGGTGMIITALSLLVGGIGIANIMFVSVKERTREIGVRKALGATRSQIQGQFLIEAMVITASGGLVGLIISTLISMAISKFLFPATMSFGVAFMAIALSAAVGLFAGLAPARKGAKLDPIEALRYE
- a CDS encoding GIY-YIG nuclease family protein, which gives rise to MKTGQFYILECADGSLYTGVTSNLENRLAQHHEGNFPGYTHSRRPIKLLWNTNLMHIQDAIVLEKQIKNWSHRKKRALIEERWEILHLLAECQNESHHNNLSLDSTLYDEDVNLREMRK
- a CDS encoding ABC transporter ATP-binding protein — translated: MLLIQVKDLYKIYQMGNSEVRALDGVSLSIEQNEYVSIMGPSGSGKSTLMNLLGCLDTPTSGEFFMDGIDVATMDDDALAHIRNKKIGFVFQTFNLLPKSTSLRNVELPLIYNGEIKAADRKEMAIGALTRVNLGDRVDHKPNELSGGQRQRVAVARALVNNPAIILADEPTGNLDSKTGEEIMVLFDELHKQGNTIILVTHEEHIAAHASRVIRLLDGKIAVDEATNRAKR
- a CDS encoding GIY-YIG nuclease family protein, which translates into the protein MKLGQVYILECSDMTLYTGITSNLENRLAQHNEGNFFGYTHSRRPVKLLWNTDLMDIQDAILLERQIKNWGREKKKALINESWDTLKLLSECKNPSHSKNYSLDSARDDELKNTDF